The Candidatus Hinthialibacter antarcticus genome has a segment encoding these proteins:
- the rpsT gene encoding 30S ribosomal protein S20 has product MPNHRATSKSLRQNAKRQVQNVHEKSRIRTLVKKVKASVKVKNVEEAQTGMRVAISAIDTAAKKRVIHPNNAARHKSNLMREVEALSKV; this is encoded by the coding sequence ATGCCGAATCATAGAGCGACATCAAAAAGTTTACGCCAAAACGCAAAACGCCAAGTGCAAAACGTACATGAGAAATCCAGAATCCGTACGTTGGTAAAAAAAGTGAAGGCGTCGGTTAAAGTCAAAAACGTTGAAGAAGCCCAAACGGGAATGCGCGTCGCGATTTCAGCGATTGATACTGCTGCCAAAAAGCGCGTCATTCATCCCAATAATGCTGCTCGCCACAAATCAAATTTGATGAGAGAAGTCGAAGCGCTGAGCAAGGTGTAA